A region of Ignavibacteriales bacterium DNA encodes the following proteins:
- a CDS encoding ABC transporter ATP-binding protein, with protein sequence MKKPSSIVSIFSEFLTRYPRHFCLLFLLLAIEGAAAAMSVLAIVPMADFLVDPSLKSASLITNFVIRIFSEVGMSPGFWLFGIFFVGLNFIKGTMGVVIRYTILRIKYAVVRGLFGDALHSFFKARWEFFSGSDQGRLLNTLNKELNNIGDTLGHLATLLAQIVQVVIYLIVPVSLNARLTFTTLGLAVLFGVPFMFLNSIGYRLGKRNTETANVLMGVLSEVMSAAHLILGFGRQSLAKERYLNAFDQHVHVTLRSQTLSTAVPNFFQPLGMLAVVVAIGFGIQQEMHFSEMAAVMWSLLAVLPILATLLQSNITVSNFLPSYEQLASLREKAAEFEEVEGKRIFAQLERDIQLKDLDFTFPGRLQTLTNVNIQIRKGQMTALVGESGSGKSTVTDLVLGLQIPEKGQVLIDGVPLGEWKQNSFRERVGYVPQDPLLFHASIRDNLLWSFEQATENDLWEALRLANAESFVKELPQGIDTEVGDRGIRLSGGQRQRIALARALLRKPELLILDEATSALDSESEKLIQKSIERVARDTTILIIAHRLSTIAKADQVYVIRQGMVVEEGPFSVLSAIPGSILNTMIAAQQPLEQERQTEAAG encoded by the coding sequence GTGAAAAAACCTTCCAGCATTGTTTCCATATTCAGCGAGTTTTTGACCCGCTACCCGAGGCATTTTTGCCTGCTCTTCCTGCTCTTGGCGATAGAGGGCGCAGCGGCTGCGATGTCGGTGTTGGCGATAGTGCCCATGGCGGATTTCCTGGTTGATCCATCCCTAAAATCGGCCAGCTTGATCACCAACTTTGTAATCAGGATATTTTCCGAAGTCGGGATGTCACCAGGTTTCTGGTTATTTGGCATTTTCTTTGTAGGCCTGAATTTCATTAAAGGCACGATGGGGGTCGTAATTCGCTATACGATTCTGCGAATCAAATACGCTGTGGTACGCGGGCTTTTTGGTGATGCGTTGCATTCCTTCTTTAAAGCCCGTTGGGAATTTTTCAGCGGCTCGGATCAGGGGCGATTGCTTAATACGCTCAACAAGGAACTCAACAACATTGGGGACACACTCGGTCATTTGGCAACCCTGCTGGCTCAGATCGTTCAGGTAGTTATCTACCTAATTGTACCGGTGTCGTTAAATGCCCGTCTTACATTTACGACACTGGGACTTGCAGTGCTTTTTGGAGTGCCATTCATGTTCCTTAATAGCATCGGCTATCGATTGGGTAAGCGTAACACCGAGACCGCCAATGTGCTTATGGGAGTTTTGAGTGAAGTAATGAGCGCAGCACACCTGATCCTCGGTTTTGGCCGTCAGAGTCTGGCAAAAGAACGCTATCTGAACGCCTTCGATCAACATGTGCATGTCACCCTGCGCTCGCAAACACTTAGTACAGCGGTACCAAATTTTTTCCAACCCTTGGGGATGTTGGCTGTTGTGGTGGCTATAGGCTTTGGGATTCAACAAGAAATGCACTTCTCTGAAATGGCCGCCGTCATGTGGAGTTTGCTGGCCGTGTTACCGATTCTGGCAACATTGCTTCAGAGCAACATCACCGTCAGTAATTTCTTACCCAGCTATGAGCAGCTTGCATCACTTCGTGAAAAAGCGGCTGAGTTCGAGGAGGTCGAAGGGAAGCGCATCTTTGCTCAGTTAGAGCGTGACATTCAGCTCAAAGACCTGGACTTCACCTTTCCGGGGCGATTACAGACCTTGACGAATGTAAATATACAAATTCGAAAAGGTCAGATGACGGCTTTAGTTGGTGAATCTGGCTCGGGTAAATCGACGGTGACAGATCTTGTTCTGGGCTTGCAGATTCCTGAAAAAGGACAAGTTCTGATCGATGGGGTGCCACTTGGTGAGTGGAAACAAAACAGTTTTCGGGAACGAGTAGGCTATGTGCCGCAGGATCCGCTGCTGTTTCATGCCTCAATTCGGGATAATCTGCTTTGGTCGTTCGAACAGGCTACCGAAAACGATCTTTGGGAAGCCCTGCGTCTGGCGAATGCGGAGAGCTTCGTCAAAGAACTGCCCCAAGGTATCGATACTGAGGTTGGCGACCGCGGTATTCGTCTTTCCGGTGGTCAGCGCCAGCGTATTGCACTCGCCCGGGCGTTGCTGCGCAAGCCGGAGTTACTGATCCTCGATGAAGCAACTAGCGCGCTGGATTCTGAATCGGAAAAGCTCATCCAGAAGTCAATTGAGAGGGTGGCCCGTGACACGACTATTCTGATCATTGCTCATCGACTCTCAACGATAGCGAAAGCGGATCAGGTATATGTCATACGACAAGGCATGGTGGTTGAGGAAGGCCCATTCAGTGTACTGAGCGCCATACCTGGAAGCATTCTAAATACCATGATCGCCGCCCAGCAACCGTTGGAGCAGGAGAGGCAGACAGAAGCAGCGGGGTAA
- a CDS encoding TIGR04372 family glycosyltransferase: MSILTFIQRQIFDLQQGGHAELFRKMKIALRILSKSLLYFFLGILSIPAMLAIRLIRPWLLVRWGGLISSRIGHFAANTELYFCERDANINKPMQRYVDIFYMAHKPICNQQLASMWERVLRVWPTWIIAPIAQVNRLIPGGLIHEIGSNTQFDRDVHNLLNRFPPHLKFTSEEETRGEAYLRAMGIPTESPFVCLTIRDSSYLNINQPGDWSYHNYRDSNVQNFVLAAEELAKRGYFVIRMGAIVHETLKSAHPQVIDYATNGMRSEFLDIYLGANCDFCISVGTGFDAIPYIFRRPIVYVNFVPLGYLGTYVKQALCIPKHHILKNDDRELTLSEIFTRGVGFSLFTSDFESKGIQLIENTPEEIRDVVIEMAERLNGTWQPDENDESLQKRFWDIFPTEVVDPSNRRPLHGEIRSRFGAHFLRNNREFLK, encoded by the coding sequence ATGAGTATTTTAACTTTTATTCAACGACAGATATTTGATTTACAGCAGGGCGGACATGCTGAATTATTCAGAAAGATGAAGATAGCCTTGCGGATTCTCTCCAAGTCGTTATTGTACTTTTTTCTAGGGATTCTGAGTATCCCGGCTATGTTGGCAATCCGTCTGATCAGGCCATGGTTGCTGGTGCGATGGGGTGGCTTGATTAGTTCGAGAATTGGTCACTTCGCCGCTAATACAGAGTTGTACTTCTGTGAGCGAGACGCTAACATTAATAAACCCATGCAGCGCTATGTGGATATTTTCTATATGGCTCATAAGCCTATCTGCAATCAGCAACTAGCGTCCATGTGGGAACGGGTTCTCCGTGTCTGGCCTACTTGGATTATTGCTCCCATCGCCCAAGTCAATCGACTGATTCCCGGCGGTCTTATACACGAGATTGGAAGTAACACCCAATTTGATCGGGATGTTCACAATCTGCTGAATCGATTCCCGCCACATCTAAAATTTACTTCTGAAGAAGAGACTCGCGGCGAGGCTTATCTGCGTGCGATGGGAATACCGACCGAGTCCCCTTTTGTCTGTTTGACTATCCGTGACAGTTCATATCTGAACATTAATCAACCGGGTGATTGGAGTTATCACAATTATCGCGACAGTAATGTACAAAACTTTGTTCTGGCTGCTGAAGAGCTTGCTAAGCGCGGTTACTTTGTAATCCGAATGGGGGCAATCGTCCATGAAACTTTAAAAAGTGCACACCCGCAAGTTATTGACTATGCTACCAATGGTATGCGGAGTGAATTTCTTGATATTTATCTGGGGGCAAATTGTGATTTCTGTATTTCGGTTGGAACCGGTTTCGATGCCATTCCATATATATTCCGTCGGCCAATCGTATACGTAAATTTTGTACCACTTGGATATTTAGGTACTTATGTAAAGCAAGCACTTTGTATCCCTAAGCACCATATTCTGAAGAATGACGATAGAGAGCTTACACTCAGCGAAATATTCACTAGGGGCGTTGGTTTCAGCTTATTTACTTCGGATTTCGAATCTAAAGGCATACAACTCATTGAGAACACCCCCGAGGAAATTCGCGATGTTGTAATTGAAATGGCAGAGCGGTTGAACGGCACTTGGCAGCCTGACGAAAATGATGAATCTCTTCAGAAACGTTTCTGGGATATCTTTCCTACCGAGGTTGTAGACCCTAGTAACAGACGACCTTTACACGGCGAGATCCGGTCCCGCTTCGGTGCGCATTTCCTTCGCAACAATCGTGAATTTTTGAAATAA
- a CDS encoding sugar nucleotide-binding protein, whose protein sequence is MDIRQTNSILVVGGGSTIGRSLVMSYETDSKSIWQTTRHRSKVNDQCLFLDLSDNEDCWFLPYTQIRTAIICAAVTSHEQCRNFPEFSRRINVDRTVALATSLTNAGVFVIFLSSNAVFNGETPFAGYIDPINPQTEYGRQKADTEEQLLKLGDKVAIVRFSKVITPEMPLIKRWIWDLKAGKVIHPFFDMVIAPVPIGFAVAVLQKVAFEHVPGIIQVSANQDVTYADLARYIAYKLGSDKELVKPISYLDVRHTYAPKNTTLDCSRLFELGIFPPDLWTGVDNTFEFSKV, encoded by the coding sequence ATGGATATTAGACAAACCAATTCGATTCTTGTTGTCGGAGGGGGGTCAACTATAGGTCGCAGTTTGGTAATGTCCTATGAGACTGATTCAAAGTCAATTTGGCAAACAACTCGTCATCGTAGTAAAGTGAATGATCAGTGCCTATTTCTTGATCTGTCTGATAACGAGGATTGTTGGTTTTTACCATATACACAAATTAGAACAGCAATCATTTGTGCAGCAGTTACATCACATGAGCAATGTCGGAACTTTCCGGAGTTTAGTCGGAGAATAAATGTTGATCGCACAGTAGCACTTGCCACTAGCCTGACTAATGCTGGAGTTTTTGTGATCTTCCTCTCGAGTAATGCAGTTTTCAATGGTGAGACGCCTTTTGCAGGATACATAGACCCAATCAATCCCCAAACTGAGTATGGTCGTCAGAAAGCAGACACAGAAGAGCAACTCTTGAAATTGGGGGATAAAGTCGCAATTGTGCGATTTAGCAAAGTAATCACTCCGGAAATGCCGCTGATAAAAAGATGGATTTGGGATTTGAAGGCTGGAAAAGTGATTCATCCTTTTTTCGATATGGTGATAGCACCAGTACCAATTGGATTCGCTGTGGCGGTGTTGCAAAAAGTTGCTTTTGAACATGTTCCGGGAATTATCCAAGTTTCGGCAAATCAGGATGTGACGTATGCTGACCTTGCTCGGTATATTGCGTATAAGTTGGGTTCTGATAAAGAGTTAGTCAAACCAATTTCATACTTGGATGTTAGACATACGTATGCACCGAAAAACACTACTCTCGATTGCAGTCGATTGTTTGAGTTGGGTATCTTTCCCCCTGATCTGTGGACAGGTGTAGATAATACATTTGAGTTTAGTAAAGTATAG
- a CDS encoding class I SAM-dependent methyltransferase, which produces MSNSASCHYCGSSRIVEIVDFSGLHRVTSDCKPWRSGGRLGWCQDCGFPQTIIDDAWRAEVSLIYNNFTVYHQSNGLEQSVFDLVTGKPNLRSDYLLQKLSSELDLDSVGHLLDVGAGNGNFLKAFHRIRPNWNLSASEWDDKGLPDLKQIPRFIQLYTGEFKHIGDTFDLLSLIHTLEHLPQPLATLCTLRGLIKPDGFIFIQVPDCSINPFALLVADHCSHFNLSSLRILIEAAGFEVITANNQWIPKEISLLARPKTHQTRLHLPQEQSQYLIHHVNWIKLIVHQAKQVAASRSLGIFGTSVAATWLWSELISQVKFFVDEDPSRLGRTHCGLPILTPAQVDQDAAVYLCLAPKVAETVQARLSSQIPHIIMPPSFSNGY; this is translated from the coding sequence ATGAGTAATTCAGCAAGCTGTCACTATTGTGGATCAAGTCGGATTGTTGAGATTGTAGATTTTTCTGGACTGCACCGGGTAACATCCGATTGTAAGCCATGGCGGTCAGGTGGCCGACTTGGATGGTGCCAGGACTGTGGGTTTCCTCAGACAATCATTGATGATGCATGGCGAGCTGAAGTTAGTCTTATCTACAATAATTTCACGGTGTATCACCAATCTAACGGTCTAGAGCAAAGTGTCTTTGACCTCGTAACCGGGAAGCCGAATCTGCGATCGGACTACTTACTACAAAAACTGTCATCGGAACTTGACTTAGATTCGGTTGGACATCTACTCGATGTTGGCGCTGGGAATGGTAATTTTCTTAAAGCGTTTCACCGTATCCGGCCTAATTGGAATCTGTCTGCCTCTGAATGGGACGACAAAGGCCTTCCCGATTTGAAACAAATTCCAAGATTTATTCAACTGTATACAGGGGAATTTAAGCATATTGGTGACACTTTTGATTTACTGTCTCTTATTCATACCCTGGAACACCTTCCTCAACCACTTGCAACCTTATGTACTTTACGCGGTCTTATTAAGCCAGATGGATTTATTTTTATTCAGGTTCCTGACTGTTCGATTAACCCATTTGCTCTGTTAGTCGCTGACCATTGTTCCCATTTTAATTTATCTAGTTTACGTATTCTAATTGAGGCAGCGGGCTTTGAGGTGATAACAGCAAACAATCAATGGATTCCAAAAGAAATTTCTCTATTGGCTAGACCTAAGACACATCAGACGAGATTGCACTTACCACAAGAGCAGAGTCAATACTTGATCCATCATGTAAACTGGATTAAACTTATCGTTCACCAAGCCAAACAGGTAGCAGCTTCTCGGTCACTCGGAATATTTGGTACTTCGGTTGCTGCTACTTGGCTGTGGAGTGAACTCATATCCCAAGTTAAGTTTTTTGTCGATGAAGACCCTTCTCGTTTGGGGCGAACTCACTGTGGGCTGCCAATCCTTACGCCCGCTCAAGTTGATCAGGACGCTGCTGTTTATCTATGTCTTGCGCCCAAGGTTGCCGAGACCGTTCAAGCACGCCTCTCAAGCCAAATCCCACATATCATTATGCCTCCTTCGTTTTCCAATGGATATTAG
- a CDS encoding class I SAM-dependent methyltransferase, whose translation MTESFDGFKKTGLDSEIEQRIADHMAKYNISSSDAVKHFPVLARRQLLKRFLSHVELFKMTLSIPGDIVELGVFRGLGLMTWANLLESYCIGDRTKTVYGFDNWEGFTELSPEDGKDEAQGQKIVGGFSPHQYYRELIDAIAIFDKDRFIPWKPRIKLVVGNIEQVVPKFCEDNPGIRFSLVHFDCDLYKPTKVALEVLWPRIQRGGVIIFDEYGIPEWPGETKAVDELLEKHPELHLQTFDWTNVPAAYLIKP comes from the coding sequence ATGACTGAAAGTTTTGACGGATTTAAAAAGACAGGACTTGATTCCGAGATTGAGCAACGAATTGCGGACCATATGGCGAAATACAACATTTCAAGTTCTGATGCTGTAAAGCACTTTCCGGTTTTAGCTCGTCGTCAACTGCTTAAGCGTTTCTTGTCTCATGTAGAGCTCTTCAAAATGACGCTTAGCATTCCTGGCGATATTGTCGAACTGGGAGTTTTCCGCGGACTTGGTTTGATGACGTGGGCCAATTTATTGGAATCCTATTGTATAGGTGACCGCACTAAAACCGTTTATGGTTTCGATAACTGGGAGGGATTCACGGAGTTGTCACCTGAAGACGGAAAAGACGAAGCACAAGGTCAAAAGATTGTGGGAGGTTTTTCTCCCCATCAATATTACAGGGAACTAATTGATGCCATCGCGATATTTGATAAAGATCGTTTTATCCCTTGGAAGCCGAGAATTAAGCTGGTGGTTGGGAACATTGAGCAGGTTGTGCCAAAATTTTGTGAGGATAACCCTGGGATACGCTTTTCATTAGTACACTTCGACTGCGATTTATATAAACCTACAAAAGTTGCATTAGAGGTGTTGTGGCCGCGTATTCAACGTGGTGGTGTGATAATTTTTGATGAATATGGTATTCCCGAATGGCCTGGAGAAACTAAGGCCGTTGATGAGTTACTCGAAAAACATCCGGAATTGCACTTACAGACCTTTGATTGGACCAATGTTCCTGCCGCGTATCTAATAAAACCATGA
- a CDS encoding radical SAM protein: MYTEKHALHKRQESYRPGQLRTVSVDVTPKCNMNCPHCYAETFRKATTVDIDVLVAALKEFHDLGVFHWVLQGGEPIVDIKRLEAVLRGCNPDESYITVVSNGWQMTNDCIHWLKQLKVDKIAFSLDSGISNEHDAIRLPGSFIKVCNAVDNVLAEGLHTSVSITVTRNSLYSEGFNAALAFAQNRKIRVDIQIAEPVGKWDGKKDFLVRPQDAAYLKKLQQELPPSTNGQRAIHRDIYTGNRDHCPAGTEFMAISSDGHVLPCNFLQYYLGRIGEFSIREMRDAIISSPWFDGTQPRCILGEDGNFIDSFIMPYKDIPKPLDAYAIFSIKQPGGHSR; this comes from the coding sequence ATGTATACTGAAAAGCATGCTTTACATAAACGTCAAGAATCTTATCGTCCTGGACAGTTACGGACCGTGTCTGTGGATGTGACACCGAAGTGCAATATGAATTGTCCTCATTGTTATGCTGAAACATTTCGGAAAGCCACCACTGTAGATATTGATGTGCTCGTTGCTGCCCTCAAGGAATTTCATGATCTTGGCGTTTTCCATTGGGTCCTTCAAGGTGGCGAACCGATTGTTGATATTAAGAGATTGGAAGCCGTGTTGCGCGGTTGTAATCCCGATGAGAGCTACATAACTGTAGTAAGTAACGGTTGGCAGATGACAAACGATTGTATTCATTGGTTGAAACAACTTAAAGTTGACAAAATCGCGTTTAGTTTGGACTCTGGAATTTCCAATGAGCATGATGCCATTCGTCTCCCCGGATCATTCATTAAGGTATGTAATGCGGTTGACAATGTATTGGCGGAGGGACTGCATACTTCAGTTTCGATTACCGTAACACGCAATAGTCTTTATTCAGAGGGCTTTAATGCTGCTCTTGCGTTTGCCCAGAACCGTAAGATACGTGTTGATATTCAGATCGCGGAACCGGTTGGTAAATGGGATGGTAAGAAGGATTTTCTTGTTCGTCCTCAAGATGCCGCATATCTGAAGAAACTGCAGCAGGAGTTACCTCCTAGTACGAATGGCCAACGGGCAATTCATCGAGATATTTACACTGGGAATCGAGACCATTGTCCTGCAGGCACCGAATTCATGGCGATCTCATCCGACGGACATGTGTTACCTTGTAATTTCCTGCAATATTATTTGGGAAGGATTGGAGAGTTCTCCATCAGAGAAATGCGTGATGCGATTATCTCAAGTCCGTGGTTTGATGGTACTCAACCGCGTTGCATTTTAGGAGAGGATGGCAATTTTATTGATTCATTTATAATGCCATATAAGGATATACCTAAGCCACTTGATGCATATGCTATATTTAGTATCAAACAACCAGGAGGTCATAGTAGATGA
- a CDS encoding class I SAM-dependent methyltransferase, whose protein sequence is MKEINFMEKLHKSTKRDYTERIVKYDKAQCAEVSCKFGKDYWDGDRRYGYGGYKYMDGYWRPVAEAMVNHYKLQENARILDIGCGKGFLLYEITKILPKAEVYGIDISNYAVENAKEEVKPRIKVGNAISLPFENNSFDYVYALGCMHNLYNFELFKALKEMERVGKQNKYTMQESYRNETEKINMCNWQLTQHSFYSIQEWIWFFELADYTGDYGFIFFE, encoded by the coding sequence ATGAAAGAAATTAATTTCATGGAGAAACTCCATAAAAGTACAAAGCGAGATTACACTGAGAGAATTGTCAAATATGACAAGGCTCAATGTGCTGAAGTTTCTTGTAAATTCGGAAAGGATTATTGGGACGGAGACCGACGATACGGTTATGGTGGTTATAAATATATGGATGGATATTGGAGGCCAGTTGCTGAGGCAATGGTGAACCATTACAAATTACAAGAAAATGCTAGGATTCTCGATATAGGGTGTGGAAAGGGATTTTTACTTTATGAAATTACTAAAATACTACCCAAAGCGGAAGTGTACGGTATTGACATTTCCAATTACGCAGTTGAAAACGCCAAGGAAGAAGTAAAACCAAGAATTAAAGTCGGGAATGCAATTTCGCTACCATTCGAAAACAACTCGTTCGATTATGTATATGCCTTAGGGTGCATGCATAATCTATATAATTTCGAGTTGTTTAAAGCTCTCAAGGAAATGGAACGGGTTGGCAAACAGAATAAATACACGATGCAGGAATCGTATCGCAATGAAACAGAGAAAATAAATATGTGCAATTGGCAATTAACTCAACACTCATTCTATAGCATCCAAGAGTGGATTTGGTTTTTTGAACTGGCAGACTACACAGGTGATTATGGATTTATTTTCTTTGAATAA
- a CDS encoding transketolase — protein sequence MANKLQQPPDFKIADSKKRCRKIRRRILEISQLHGAIHIGGSFSCLEMVDVIYYGLMRRTNDGDFHDSFILSKGHGCMVLYVVLEQLGILPTEDIEKYCTADGRLGMHPDRGTPGIITSTGSLGHGLGMGAGLALYEKVTHGDRDIFVVMSDGELQEGSVWEIFLQAPALRLNHLIGIVDYNNLQSMDFTTNTHPNFYPIVEKVNAFGWEAVEVDAHNQEAIYHAISTRSRKKPFLLVGKSVKGKGVSYMENKPIWHYRSPNKDEFKQAMQELSD from the coding sequence ATGGCAAATAAATTACAACAACCACCAGATTTTAAAATAGCTGATTCAAAGAAGCGTTGCCGGAAGATAAGGCGGCGCATTTTAGAAATTTCTCAGCTTCATGGTGCTATTCATATCGGCGGGTCATTTTCCTGTTTGGAAATGGTAGACGTAATTTATTATGGACTCATGAGACGGACTAACGATGGTGATTTTCACGACAGTTTTATCTTGTCTAAGGGACATGGTTGCATGGTTCTCTATGTGGTCCTTGAGCAATTAGGTATCCTGCCTACTGAAGATATTGAAAAATACTGCACTGCAGATGGTCGACTGGGAATGCATCCTGACCGAGGTACTCCCGGAATTATTACTTCTACAGGTTCCTTGGGGCACGGGCTTGGAATGGGGGCAGGACTGGCTCTATATGAAAAAGTTACTCATGGTGATCGTGATATATTTGTTGTGATGTCTGATGGGGAATTGCAGGAAGGATCTGTCTGGGAGATTTTCTTGCAAGCGCCAGCCTTGAGACTCAATCATCTAATAGGAATCGTGGACTACAATAACCTGCAATCGATGGACTTCACGACGAACACACACCCAAATTTTTATCCCATCGTTGAAAAAGTGAATGCTTTTGGCTGGGAAGCTGTTGAGGTAGATGCTCATAATCAGGAGGCAATTTACCATGCAATTTCTACGCGTTCTCGTAAAAAACCTTTCTTGCTAGTTGGAAAATCTGTTAAGGGTAAAGGGGTAAGTTACATGGAAAACAAACCGATATGGCACTACCGATCACCGAATAAAGATGAGTTTAAACAGGCCATGCAAGAACTTTCAGATTAG
- a CDS encoding DegT/DnrJ/EryC1/StrS family aminotransferase, which produces MKVPYNYLPMQFLNHDAIIAEWEKLILSTEFTLGSYVENFEKEFAKFIGCKHVIGTNTGTDALILALKALGIGPGDEVISVPTTFFATIGAIIAVGARPVFVDIDDRYQINAHLIPAAISSKTKAILPVHWGGAAPDMKAIMNLANSHGLKVIEDACMAPGGRINNQRSGTFGHVNAWSMHPLKPLNVMGDGGMVSTDNDDLAEWMRMYRNHGMINRDHNSIWGVNMRLQPLQAIVASYILKTVDETVKARNKNAQMLDDGLKTLAPFVKIPPRPKCYRDTFSLYMVRFEKRDELVKYLNELGIEVKIHYPIPLHLQKAAKPLGYKEGDFPVSEAYAKEVLTIPAHQFITPEQIEYILEHIRDFYIKNPSFYIEKIRQ; this is translated from the coding sequence ATGAAAGTACCATACAATTATCTCCCGATGCAATTCTTAAACCATGATGCTATAATTGCTGAGTGGGAAAAACTAATCCTTTCAACAGAATTTACATTGGGCTCATATGTTGAAAATTTTGAAAAGGAATTTGCTAAATTTATAGGATGTAAGCACGTAATCGGAACAAACACAGGGACAGATGCGCTTATTCTCGCATTAAAAGCATTAGGGATCGGACCTGGAGACGAAGTAATTTCTGTACCGACAACTTTTTTTGCAACGATCGGAGCAATTATCGCTGTTGGTGCCCGACCTGTTTTTGTGGATATCGATGATCGCTATCAAATAAATGCACACCTAATTCCAGCAGCAATATCTTCAAAAACAAAAGCAATCCTACCTGTTCACTGGGGAGGTGCAGCGCCTGATATGAAAGCTATCATGAATCTGGCAAACAGTCATGGGCTCAAGGTAATTGAAGACGCTTGTATGGCGCCTGGGGGAAGGATCAATAATCAGCGTTCAGGAACTTTTGGTCATGTCAACGCCTGGAGTATGCACCCTTTAAAACCACTTAATGTAATGGGAGATGGCGGGATGGTAAGCACTGACAACGATGACCTTGCAGAATGGATGCGAATGTATAGAAATCATGGCATGATTAACCGTGATCACAATAGTATTTGGGGAGTAAATATGAGATTACAACCTCTGCAGGCTATAGTGGCCAGCTACATCCTCAAGACAGTGGATGAAACTGTTAAGGCACGAAATAAAAACGCACAAATGCTAGATGACGGACTCAAAACTTTAGCTCCTTTTGTCAAGATACCTCCCAGACCGAAGTGTTACAGGGATACTTTCAGCCTCTATATGGTAAGATTTGAAAAGCGTGACGAATTAGTTAAATATTTAAATGAACTAGGAATTGAAGTAAAAATACATTACCCAATTCCTTTGCATTTGCAAAAAGCTGCAAAACCACTTGGTTATAAAGAAGGGGACTTTCCTGTTTCCGAAGCATATGCGAAGGAAGTTCTTACGATTCCGGCGCATCAATTCATTACACCTGAGCAAATAGAATATATTCTTGAACACATACGGGATTTTTACATCAAAAATCCTAGTTTTTACATAGAAAAAATAAGACAATAA
- a CDS encoding DegT/DnrJ/EryC1/StrS family aminotransferase codes for MKVPYTAFDIMNAPIRQQLIAAFENVIDSGRYIQGPECAAFEQEFALFCDTPFASGTSNGTDSLYLILRAIGVGPGDEVITAPNSFIASASTIALVGAKPVFVDVTEDLNIDPDKIEEAITQRTKAIVPVHLTGRPAKLVKINQIAKKHNLFVLEDAAQSVGAKLKDKRVGSWGDAASFSLHPLKNLHAFGDAGIITTKDTGLIERFNISKNHGLRNRDQCDFWSFNCRLDELQAALLRIQLRELERWTKERRELAFRYNRLLGTFVKVPLEAPNEFHVYQTYVVLAEHRNELQKFLRENGVEALVHYPTPIHMQPAAAGLNYRPEDFPVTLQLSKRIISLPLYPGLTHEQQDFVVDLIGTFYKK; via the coding sequence ATGAAAGTTCCTTATACCGCATTTGACATAATGAATGCACCTATTCGACAGCAATTGATAGCGGCTTTTGAAAACGTCATTGATAGCGGACGTTATATTCAAGGTCCAGAGTGCGCTGCGTTCGAACAAGAGTTTGCTTTATTTTGTGACACTCCTTTTGCATCAGGAACCTCTAACGGTACAGACTCATTATATTTAATTCTTCGTGCCATAGGTGTCGGTCCAGGTGATGAAGTAATAACCGCTCCTAATTCCTTTATCGCATCTGCTTCGACAATTGCTCTAGTTGGAGCAAAGCCGGTTTTCGTTGACGTAACTGAGGATTTGAATATCGATCCTGACAAAATTGAAGAGGCGATTACGCAACGAACAAAGGCCATTGTCCCAGTCCATCTCACTGGACGTCCGGCTAAATTGGTTAAAATAAATCAAATAGCTAAAAAGCATAATCTTTTTGTTCTTGAAGACGCCGCTCAATCAGTTGGCGCAAAGCTCAAAGATAAACGGGTTGGGAGCTGGGGAGATGCAGCAAGTTTCAGTTTGCATCCTTTGAAAAATCTCCATGCTTTTGGAGATGCAGGTATCATCACAACAAAAGATACCGGACTAATTGAACGATTCAACATAAGTAAAAACCATGGACTACGAAATCGTGATCAATGTGATTTCTGGAGTTTCAACTGTCGGCTTGACGAGTTGCAGGCAGCATTGCTGCGTATTCAATTGCGGGAATTGGAGCGTTGGACTAAAGAGCGCCGTGAACTGGCTTTTCGTTATAATCGACTATTGGGAACCTTCGTCAAAGTGCCGTTAGAAGCACCAAATGAATTTCATGTTTATCAAACCTATGTGGTTTTAGCAGAGCATCGGAATGAGTTACAAAAATTCCTACGTGAAAATGGCGTGGAGGCGTTAGTGCACTATCCAACCCCAATCCATATGCAACCTGCAGCAGCTGGTTTGAACTATAGGCCAGAGGATTTCCCCGTAACTCTCCAACTAAGCAAACGAATTATAAGTTTACCACTCTATCCGGGACTCACACATGAGCAGCAGGATTTTGTTGTTGATCTTATCGGTACCTTTTACAAAAAGTAA